One genomic region from Thalassotalea sp. PS06 encodes:
- the panP gene encoding pyridoxal-dependent aspartate 1-decarboxylase PanP encodes MANDKRYAQANNDSLHRIFTIPEAPDSTLSLIEEEISKNLNGFLSHHIVATDKPLSEIELDFASSALPEQPEYVSDHTRQLLDKLIAQSVHTSAPSFIGHMTSALPYFLLPLSKLMVGLNQNLVKIETSKAFTPMERQVLGMMHRLVYGQTDSFYDTWMHSADSSLGAFCSGGTVANITALWVARNSLLAAKPGFKGVSEEGLNKGLRAYGYDDLAILVSERGHYSLKKAANILGLGHDSIIAIPTDGEHRMDCDKLKEKCARLHSQNVKVMAIVGIAGTTETGTLDPLAKMAEIAQQYQAHFHVDAAWGGATLLSDKYRHLLAGIEQADSVTIDAHKQMYVPMGAGLVVFKNPKAVAAIEHHAEYILRKGSKDLGSHTLEGSRPGMAMLLYASLHIISRPGYELLINQSIEKAKYFANLIEQDRNFQLVSKPELCLLTYRYVPENVQTYLQSCSADKAKKINEVLDQLTVAMQKLQREAGKSFVSRTRIPEQGKYSGAISVFRVVLANPLTTEAILQQVLVEQESIATEQTELLAQLQSIIDA; translated from the coding sequence ATGGCGAATGATAAGCGCTACGCGCAGGCAAATAACGATTCCCTTCATCGGATATTCACCATTCCGGAGGCACCGGATTCAACCCTGAGTCTGATTGAAGAAGAAATCTCAAAAAACCTCAATGGATTTTTGAGCCATCACATTGTTGCAACGGATAAACCCTTATCGGAAATCGAACTGGATTTTGCCAGCTCGGCATTGCCGGAACAACCGGAATATGTATCCGACCATACTCGCCAGTTATTAGATAAGTTAATCGCTCAGTCAGTGCATACCTCGGCACCGAGTTTTATCGGTCATATGACTTCTGCTTTGCCGTATTTTCTGTTACCGCTGTCAAAATTGATGGTTGGACTCAATCAGAACCTGGTGAAAATCGAAACCTCGAAAGCATTCACACCGATGGAACGCCAGGTTTTAGGGATGATGCACCGCCTGGTTTATGGTCAAACCGATAGTTTCTATGATACCTGGATGCATTCTGCCGACTCATCCTTAGGTGCATTTTGTTCGGGTGGTACGGTCGCAAATATTACCGCGCTTTGGGTTGCCCGCAATAGCCTGCTGGCAGCTAAACCTGGTTTTAAAGGGGTATCGGAAGAAGGTTTGAATAAAGGCCTGAGAGCCTATGGTTATGATGACCTGGCAATTTTGGTATCTGAACGTGGCCACTATTCACTGAAAAAAGCGGCGAATATTCTTGGCCTTGGCCATGATAGCATCATCGCCATTCCTACCGATGGTGAGCATCGCATGGATTGTGACAAGCTCAAAGAGAAGTGTGCCCGGCTGCATTCGCAAAATGTGAAAGTCATGGCGATAGTCGGTATTGCTGGCACCACTGAAACCGGAACCTTAGATCCGCTGGCAAAGATGGCAGAAATAGCTCAACAGTATCAGGCGCATTTTCATGTTGATGCCGCTTGGGGTGGGGCGACCTTATTGTCGGATAAATATCGTCATTTACTTGCTGGTATCGAGCAGGCCGATTCGGTAACCATAGATGCCCACAAACAAATGTATGTACCAATGGGCGCCGGTTTGGTGGTCTTTAAAAACCCGAAAGCTGTCGCTGCCATTGAACATCATGCTGAATATATTCTTCGCAAAGGATCAAAAGATCTGGGTAGCCATACCCTGGAAGGTTCCCGACCGGGAATGGCCATGCTGCTTTATGCCAGCCTGCATATCATCTCTCGTCCAGGTTATGAATTATTGATTAACCAAAGCATTGAAAAGGCCAAATATTTTGCCAACCTCATCGAACAGGATAGGAATTTTCAATTAGTGAGCAAGCCCGAGCTCTGCCTGTTAACGTATCGATATGTTCCAGAAAATGTTCAAACCTATCTGCAATCCTGCTCCGCGGATAAAGCAAAGAAAATTAATGAGGTTTTGGATCAGCTAACCGTAGCGATGCAAAAACTGCAGCGTGAAGCCGGCAAATCTTTTGTCTCCCGAACCCGAATTCCAGAGCAGGGAAAATATAGCGGCGCAATTAGCGTATTTCGAGTGGTATTGGCAAACCCGTTAACCACAGAAGCTATTCTGCAACAGGTTTTGGTGGAACAGGAAAGTATCGCAACTGAGCAAACCGAACTGCTTGCTCAATTACAGTCGATTATTGACGCTTAA